The DNA window TCCGGAATCTTCAAGAAATAAATGATAACTACATAAAAGAATAGCTGTTGAATTGAATGTTGTGGtttatattatttacattatatgaaaatgattgattgatgaaaaTATCAAGTCATACCAGTTTTCTGAAAACATCTTAAAGAGGCAACTATTCTTTGGAAAATATAAGCTAATGTATGTAAAATAACACATTTGGTTTAGAAATATATAATGAAACTTTCATATCCCTAGCTAGGAGAGAGAGGTaagtattataatttataactgatctgaaaaagaaaaacaaattcatagactaatttttatgtataatatAACAGTCTAAAAAACAtattagattaattaattagcGGTAAAACAATATTTTTGATAATAAGAGTAGTATATTATGCCTAACATACCTTCACATCAGAATTGTGCACACTGAATGTTTGCCACGGGCTATCGATGTTTTTGACATCCTTTGTTCTATGTTCAACAAATGGAGTAGTTGGCTCCACAAGCTCCGTTGGGAGTAAAGCACGAGATAAAGCATCATTTGTTTCTATTCTCCTCGCAGAAAATGGAGTTCCTGAATTTAATGCCTTTAGAGTATTTGATAGTTCCCGTAATCTTACACTTAATGGTGGCGATTTATTCTGATCAACCATGGAAAGATTATTTTCTCTTACAAAGACTTGACCTGTAATGTAACAATGAATGAAATAACTCAAATCAcataaattaacaaattaagAACAACTCTCAACTAGGATTCACATCATATAATCAAACCTTCTTTGACAAGTGTGTTTGTGCTGCTATGTTCCTCTGGTTGATCCTCACCATGCTCAGCAACAGGCTTGCCCTGCAAAAAATAACAGTGTTGCTGGATTAAGCTACTGAACATAAATTgaacccaaaaaataaaaatgtgaccTCACCTTTTCTTCCTCTTTTATGGTTTCACTACTAGTGCTGCCATGAACACTCAGACCATGTTCTTCTGGTTGATCCTCACCATGCACAACAACAGGCTTCACCTGCAAAAAGAGATAGCAGTGTTGCTGGATTAATCTATTGAACTTAAATTAAaccgaaaaaataaaaatgtgactCACTTTTTCCTCTTTTATGATTTCAGTACTTGTAATACTTTCCAGCACTAAATTTTCCTGCATTAATATATTTCACTAAGTCAGGAAAAAAAACGAACTTTGCCACTTTTTGTTAAGAGCTCAAATAACAAAAAAGCATCAAATACCTTGTCAGAAGGAGTCAGCTGACTTGCATCGTCAAAAAGTTTCCTTCAAACAaatgagtaattttttttagatatggaTGTCAATTGTATAggaaagaaaattttaacatatatatattattttgtttgaaattgaaataaaattttgaCATACCTTCCCTCAAAGGATTTACCGCCATTTGCTTTCTTTTCGGAAAGTGGCACTCTGTAGCTAAGTTGTTTCTTTGTAGTAGCATAAACAGTCTTGGGTATTTGGCTTTTCTTCGATAAAGACGTCACTGATTTTGTTAAGCTACGAACTTTCTTGGTTGATTCTACAAGAGCTCCATTGATCTTTTGACAAGTGCGAGAGGCCAACTTCACCATAGATATGGAGTCTTGGCAATATAAGGGGTTCTACAGATATTttcagaacaaaaaaaaaatgtcatatgAACATATTACAGGCTAAAGTAAAGACCATATATCACAAGAGAGACTCACCAAACAAGCGATCATCAAAACTTTGTTTACCCCTCCTAAAGAATCTTGCAGTATTCGTGTTAGTTTGCTTTCACGATAGGGGACATGACTTTCATTGCCACCCAATGCATGTAAAACATTTGAAAAAGCATATATAGATTGATTAATCTTAGTTTGCTCGACAGAATTGAGGCCATCATTGCCCTTTCTCCGAACATCCTCATAACCTGAAAAAGGTAAATTCAACCAAGATATAAACTTTTATTCAATAAAACATAAGAAAATTGTTCTGAAAACAATAATGCAATGTGGTTTAAAGACACTACCAGCTAATTCAACAAAATTCATCTTGCTAGTTTGAAGagtatctagattttcattggGAGATGATACATGAACTATCAAACCCTTGTGGCTTCTACGAGGAAGCTCAGATGGTATCTTTTGTGTTGGTTTACGCGAATTGAAACCAACACATAACTTTTGAAAATCTGAAATTGATTTCACAGGTACCTGAAAATTGGATAACATAAAAtgcccccccaaaaaaaaaacagtaagaaGGATGATAattattgatgctatcatattTCATAGCCAACAAGAAACAACACCAAATACCTTAGAAAGACCTTTAAGTTGAATTTTTCCTAGCTTATCTTCCAATACAAAAACTGCCGACTGCTTTGTATCCAAAAGATCACAAACACGATCTTGCTGAACCTCATAGAATGATATAGCGACAGTATTACCATTTAACTCCGCCAATGAAAGAAATTCGTTCATTGCAAGTGCTGCCAATCCAGGTTTATCACAAGAACCCTTCAAAATACAATGGTTGTTTCAgtaaaagtatatttgatttCAAAGGAAAGCAATActaatttgtaaataaaaatagtGATTGACATGAACCCACCTGAATCACACAAGTTTTTCCTGTGTTTTTCGCTCCATAGGCAACCACAGTGGCATTGCAACCACTAAAAACTCCTGAAATTAGAGGCTTTACTTCCCGTGAAAAAATTAGCTCGTTGTCTTCATTTTGCTCATAACAATAGTCCAATTCGTAGGAATCCTTACGACTGCAGTGGCCCAAAAAACGATAATTTCTTGTTAAATCAAATATAAACTAAtcttatctcaaaaaaaaaaaatatatataaactaatctTATATCAGCCtaatatacataaactaatctATTGGAAGGATTAggagaacataaaaaaaaaaattctaaacctAATTTCTCCTCAATTTTCCCTAATTTTCTCGGAAACCAAAAAGACGATAAATTTTCTCGTTCTCTTCATGAATTCACAACAAATCAAAAGAAAATTCAAGAGTACCTTGCTGATTGATCACCGAAAGAAATAGTGACAGTCTCAGAAGCTTCACCGTTGGGTTTTTTCACAGATATCCAAGAAAGGTCGGTAGATAATTCAGCTTCCTTATCGGTTAAGCCCCTGAGTTTGGCTACGACTCGAATCTTTCTTGATGGGTTAAAACCCATGGTTGTGTTGATGGAGGTTTCCGTGAGATTGTAGGAGGAAGAAGAGGTTGGAGCTCAGATGTTTGAGTTGTTGAAGTGACTGAAGAAGCTTCAAATTTCAATTAGAATGATTTCAATGAAGAGAATTCTTACAGAGTACGATTGATCAATTTGATAAGAGAGATAGATGAATGAATGAAAAGTAGCCGTTAGGGATTTCGGAGGGATTTTCAAATCTTTATTACGCTCCATTGAAGGTAAGTAAGAGGTGAACGTTAGTGAAAAAACAGGTAACTAAACCTTAATGGGCCAGTACCAGCCCAAATTCGGCCCAATTCCAAACTCATCCAATGATGTCCTAATTCATAGTTGTCTCTTCTCATAGTTGTATGTCTATACACCTAAGCtaagtgaaaattacatgaaatatgggatttcataacaaagtttattaaaaatatggcatttttaggtttgccacttttctatggcatttttaggtttgccacttttctatggcatttttttagcttaattagttttatttattttttttaatttattttacacttacattttatggtttctttttatttgaaaaatttacaccaaatactacattttttttcaaacattacattttaaatttgacaagaacattttacttttatacttttattaatttttttttttcttttttacttattgaaacttcaaaaagttttttttttttgtcttttttatatattttttagtcaattttggctctcttttttcttttcaacttttaagtcagttgctacttttttttttctttctttcgcttatctctctctatttttttttttttctaatttctctttgtgtctctttttttttttcaatttttttctcaacctaattttttttctcttaatatatataataagtgtacatttttatatttcatttttttttacaaaaattaaacttgtttttttatttaaactactattcgttttttttttttgttaaaaactaattattccattaaaaacaacagaaaaaaaaaaaaaaccagtttcatcaatatcatcctgaaaaaaaaaaaacaatataaaaaatcataatctaaaaagaatccaaactttaaaaactagtttcatcaacattgaaagaaactaataatttcatttaaagaatacaaaaaatagtttcatcaacaatataatgaaaaaaattacaatctaaagacgatactaactttaaaaaccagtttcatcaatattaaaataaacgaattatttcattaaaagaggcaaaaaaaaaaatagtttcatcaataacataataaaaaatacacaatgcctaataactaaacttttacaaattaacgatactaaatttaaaaaccagtttcgaacatataaaatttatatcaatacctaataatcaaacttctaacttcattc is part of the Cannabis sativa cultivar Pink pepper isolate KNU-18-1 chromosome 5, ASM2916894v1, whole genome shotgun sequence genome and encodes:
- the LOC115716530 gene encoding kinesin-like protein KIN-10C; this encodes MGFNPSRKIRVVAKLRGLTDKEAELSTDLSWISVKKPNGEASETVTISFGDQSASRKDSYELDYCYEQNEDNELIFSREVKPLISGVFSGCNATVVAYGAKNTGKTCVIQGSCDKPGLAALAMNEFLSLAELNGNTVAISFYEVQQDRVCDLLDTKQSAVFVLEDKLGKIQLKGLSKVPVKSISDFQKLCVGFNSRKPTQKIPSELPRRSHKGLIVHVSSPNENLDTLQTSKMNFVELAGYEDVRRKGNDGLNSVEQTKINQSIYAFSNVLHALGGNESHVPYRESKLTRILQDSLGGVNKVLMIACLNPLYCQDSISMVKLASRTCQKINGALVESTKKVRSLTKSVTSLSKKSQIPKTVYATTKKQLSYRVPLSEKKANGGKSFEGRKLFDDASQLTPSDKENLVLESITSTEIIKEEKVKPVVVHGEDQPEEHGLSVHGSTSSETIKEEEKGKPVAEHGEDQPEEHSSTNTLVKEGQVFVRENNLSMVDQNKSPPLSVRLRELSNTLKALNSGTPFSARRIETNDALSRALLPTELVEPTTPFVEHRTKDVKNIDSPWQTFSVHNSDVKNSVVKECLRVLNTADKEELKKLKGIGEKRSSYILELRQESPEPFKNIDDLKDIGLTAKQIKFMMKQEVGRLFD